In the Populus trichocarpa isolate Nisqually-1 chromosome 1, P.trichocarpa_v4.1, whole genome shotgun sequence genome, aaggttgtcaattctattttattttgcttgaaATGATCAAAACATttcatatcaattcaaaaaacggaacaaaatgaaacaaatttcatctcattttaaatctcggctTGTTCcagatttttcggctaaattccaccCGGAACGTTcctgtttcattccacatgtttcgttccgctcttgaaaagccattgaatcaaattgaaccttgttcaatttaattaattaaactacccaattataaaaagttctttttcattataattttcaataacaatgatattaataataatattgaaaattattattactattttcattaacaatgatattaattttttaaaattagatttatcactaatatatatggtttatattcatgttgtttttttcatgtttatactttgtaggaatttgagcaaaacaaaagATGCTTTaaattccattagccttgataacattaacctaactttatatttaaaatatttgtgttaaaacattttactttcataatattttgatattttgtttaagttgaattactttaagttaaagatctatttaatcttgactatttagaaatattttaaattttaaaattatatttgtttggcattgtgtgttgtattgcataatttataattaatttatcttgaatttgaattatgtttgttgaatatatatatatatatatatatatatatatatatatatatatatatgaacaatacAACCTCGAAACAGCACGTCGAAACACTctaaaactgaaacattccatttgaaaaaacaaaacacagaaattgacaaccttggtgcCAAGAGCCAAGAAGCTGGTATTCATTCCTACACTTGCCGGAAACAATAGACGATGGGTGTCCTCATCCCCCAGCTTCCTTTTAACCTTAATTTCATcccaaaatcaatttaatttaagcaAACATTTATTAGCCTAGCAAGACCAAGTTTAAGCGATTGAGCCAGCAAAAAGACAGGTAAACTATGTGTCCCACAAAGAAAACCTAAGTTCAACCTGGCAAGCAGTGTCCCGAGACTTCTGTAACAATAGCAGACCAGCCACCAAACATGGAacgaaaagataaataaaattgcGGACAGAAAAACCTAGAGATGGCATTTGTCAATCTTTGAATCCCAAAATACTCAATAACCACGCCAAATAAGCAAAGGCTATAACAAGAGTATGTCCTAAcacaggaagaagaagaagtagaaagaGACAAGGTGGCAAATGGGAGGTCACATTCCCGACTTGCGCAATTCCTCAGCACCATGTGCAAAATGGCACCTATCCCCAAAAGTGCAAGATCCTTTGTTAAAGTTCTCACAGATCTTGGTCTTGAAGTTGTTTGATCCACCAGAAGAGTGCATTGCTTGGTTTTTTATGGGAGGCCCAGAGGCTTGACCGACATTTGAAATAAGCTGGCGAACCATGTCACTTGCTTGACTGATCTGATCAAATGAACCCTCGAGCTCTATGCTCCTCTTTTTAGGGTCTGCCTCATGATCCCTTATGGAAAGCTTGGCTCCAGTAACACGACAAATATGCTTCGAGTTAACACCGTTTTTTCCAATGATGGCTCCAGCAAGTGATGCATCAATACTGATCTTAGTAGTTGCAGAGGACCCAAAGCTGGCTGCAGCACCATGACCTTGGTGTGGATGCTCCATGTGTCTACTCATCCTGCCTGGAATTGGCCCCATGGCACGAGGATCCTCATATGATGGAGCAGCAGAAGCCTTCCCAAGCTCCCACTCACCATGGGCAAAGTGGCATTTATCACCAAACTTGCAACCTTCAACTGTGTTGTATTTATTGCACAAACGGGACTTCACAGATGGAGGAGAAGAGCGATCTTGATAAGAAAGGGTTGGGACACCTTGATTTCTGGATGCTGGTGGAAGAGCTGGGCTGCCACCAACATTAAGCATCTGAGACACAGCTTTGAAGCCACCAGGAACATAATGCAAGAAATGGCATCCCTCACCAAATGGACATCCAGAAGTACTGCAAAACAGAGGCATAGTAAAATGACCAGACAATGAGAACTTTTTCTGCAGACCAAGTGTATTTAATTACAAAGCTACAATTACCAAATTAAGTGTTGTAAGAGAATTAAATTAGATGTCAAGACTCAAATTCAAAACAGGCgcacaattatttttaagaggGAGGGGGCGGCACAGAACAAATCAACAATGAGAACTGACATAATGATTAGCTTGTGCAAAGATCTCTAAAGCACAATAACCAAGCAGAAGTACAGCAAGAGGTAATGAATGTCATGGCAGAGTGCCACCACCAGTCAATGAAACGTGCATAAAAGTGAGCAACCAGCTTTTCATTCAACAAAGACTGTTCTGATGCACCAGGGAAAAAGTTGCCTTGCGTTCGGAAAAAGGTAGCCAAATCCATTGGCTCATTGACATTCCATTGATGCCACTAAAATCTAGAACATATTCCAATTTTAttaacacagaaaaaaaatgaattaaccAACATTTgcataatgaaaaaatatccatcctatattttttttttagaaacactgttaaaattgaataaataaatcatcacCTTAAAAGAGAATATATTTCACCAATCCAATCattaaatcttaataaaaaataatctcaggCAACCAAATCAAGCAgtgaagcataaaaaaataaaaataaaaacaaacaaagcacCAAGAAGCACCAAGAGCATTGCAGCCAGGTAGGTGAGGCAGATTAACCaatctctataaaaaaataaaaacaaatgacaaagtGTTTGCAAATTTGGAAAGCAAAATTACAAATCTAATTCAAAACACAGATAGTTAGGGAAGACCTCAAAAGAAGTGAGTAGAAGAATTTATCTAACACAAACACAGAAATTAACATCAATTGTCAATAAGTTTACCCTTATCACACGAAAAAAACAGCTAGTTAAAACAAAGTGCAATATTTGTTATCACGAGAAAACACAACATCTCAGAGAATGATAGGACACATCAACGGCTTGGGAAACAGTTGCAGCAAAATTCAagagttgaaaaaacaaaagacctATCACGCAATGAACAGAtatctcaaattaaaagaacaaatcaTTGTGCCTAGCagcattaaaactaaaaaatcacaaatctgTGGCTCTATCAGATGCATTTACAGTAACAGAGATCAATATTGCATCAACTCCTAAAACTAAAAGCACCATAACTTGAATCCTCCAAATCTAGAATTTCCTACTCATTGCAACTAGAACCACATCATGCTAATTGTAAATCAACTCTCATGTGTGCTCCCACTTATCTCAATGCCATACCATCCCCCTTAACACCCCCCCCCACCCTTCCTCCCCCTCCCAACTAAAATATctgtgaaataataaaaaatgttgaaatattttCACCACCACCAATCTTTCCAAATTTATCCTTTCCCAAATTCATTTAATCAAGTTCATCAGAATAACATACTGAAATCAATGGGTCAGCTGctgtcaaaaaaacaaaaaaaaatctttcaacatGTAGcaaatgaagtaaaaaaatcaggCTGCTATTTTCTTACAGAAAACAATTGAAATGCaatgaaaacattttaaagAACACAAAACAGAGCTAagattaaaagattatttcatcccaagaaattttttattttgacaaggAGGCATGTAAAGGGCAAAATAATCCTCGTACCGTGATTGTTGCATTCATCAGTAATGTAATGAGCATACAGAactttgaaagaaaattgacacaacaaacaaaaatcaaagaagcCGCAAAACAATGATCAAGTGTATAACACATGGAATTACGCTCATGTTCAACTGTCATGTGGAGCCTGTTTCAGGTTATATGAGCCAGTTGCAAACTACTCATCAATGTATGATGCCTTTTACTTGAAAAGATTAGAGCAAATTATAAGTGGCCATTATAGGTGGGCAAGTTTTGCATCCTGTAAAACTTCTTTCAGTTTACATATGTCGGAGCAAGTAGTTATCCAAAAGTACTCTCTGTAATCAACCGTTTCTGTTCAATTGTCTTGGTTATCATGATTAGGGGAAAACCTGTACCACAACTTTAACTTTCCAATTCATTAGTCCAAATCACACTAATTtcaaactgaaattaaaaaaaagtgtgtaAGAGAGcttattttacaatttataCAGATTACAAATAGATGTAGCAGCATTTCGActatttattttagataggTTAAGATTTGAACCTGAAAAACTTTGTGCATGGCTTCGATTTGCTTCCTATACCAGTTGAAAAGGACTCCATTTCTGTTgcaccaaaattaattaatttctctcAGTTAAGATTTCAGTTATTTATTAACCTTCAAACTTTATGAAACTCTCTCAACATGTTACTCTTTCTGATTGCCATCAATAACATGACGATTTTATATGATACAAACAATGCAAACAAgtgaaattttattgaaatattatcaAAATGGATAAGCACCTTGGCCCCATTAAATATTCAAGTACAAAAAACAATCCAATAGCagttttcaaaaccaaaaagcACCCAAAACATTTCTatcactcttttcttttcttttttcaatttcccaCCCTAGGAAGACAATAAAGCGAGAAGACAGTCTAAAATCTTATCTTTTTAAGCTTTTAATTACCCATTGAAAAAAccagaataaataaattaattaattaaatcttcaGTTGCAGAAAGATTTCAACCCCGCATtttacttttcttcttttgagcaatttcatggaaaaaaaaagaatgccgAGCAAATTCACATATCAAAGTACAGGAACAACAATCAGAGCAATCAAAAAGcaacaataataacataaacataAGCAGCCACCTATtaaattcccaaaaaaaaaaccactaacCACATTAAAAACTCCACTagaaatttaaaactatatacaattaacctaaaaacacaaaaaaaataagcttttttCAGAATTGAACTCTTAATTCCCCTCGGAAACTAGCCCAAAAACAGTATTAGCACACTCAATTTAACTACagattttgttcattttagcagcctatttttttatttttcatttaattcagAGTCATTAACTGTTTAGTAAACTCTGCGCAGTTCCTTAGTACCCTAACTAACTAAGCACAAACTCTACCAAATATAGGATTGAAAGTGAAACCTTACCTTGTCTGTTCTTTTTGTGGCCACCATTGCCATTAAAAGCAGCGTCGTTTCTGGTTCTCTTCCGGTGACCGCCGCCAAATTCCATTCTCTTAAGTAATTTTCAGATCCAGCAATTCACTAACTAAACTACCACTAATCCAACTCGCTCGGTAAGCTACGAAGGGAAgagaaatttgagaaaaaaattgcgAAACcctagagagagagggaaattGCGAAATCTAGGGTTtcgaagaagagaaggaaagagcgGGGGTGGGAGGGACTTCAAAGggaaataaatgagaaaattaaaaaaacaaaaaaaagcggAATCGAAAATTAGGTTTAAATggggtttatttatttttttagaaatttgaaTGAGAAGAGAGGAGAGGCGCACGTGATACGCGCGTGCGTGAGGTGATGTTAGAAATTTGTGATGACCTGCTCACGTGTACTACTTTTCTATCGTCATGATAAAATACAACCAAGAGTTTATTAAAAACTTGATCCCTGGAgcttgttaaaaatatttttttagtccttataatattaaaaataatttaatagtttaaactttctctgtttagtaaaaaaattttaatgccttattttttaatcaggTTTTCaccttaactattttttttctttactctgtttttcacaatttaaaaagaaattaagggttgtttggagtttttttttaaatagatagagaaaaataaactagCTTGTATTAAATGACCTGTAAATAAATTAGATTAGAACATGAATGGAAGTGCTaacttataaataaattgaaaaacataaagattaaatatattattttttatttaaaggctACAAGAACTGGTCTatacaatcaaatcaaaataaaaggtaatAAAAGGGTATAATTGATGTGTAAATAAATCTATGTATTATATGTGTATAAGTGTCTATTGCAATAATTATGGATGGCAACAGGTAAATATGCGTCgagttattgatatttataccctatgatttatttattaagtaaaatattcagatatttataaattattcatccGGTCATCCCTATCTATCAAAAAAAGGAGTCAAGTGTTACCTGATTAAATTCctttgaaataagaaattaaatgaatcaTTGACTCAACCAAACTCAAATAATCCAGTGAGTTAACCTGATTAAATTTAAGATACTTCACAAGTCAAACTCAGTCTTGGTGTTTTAGATCTAGCAACCCAATAACCTGTATCCTGAACCAGATCAATCTCAAACcgaaaataaaaaccatgatatGGATGATTAAGCATTATCAAATGGGGAGAAAGCTC is a window encoding:
- the LOC7455767 gene encoding zinc finger CCCH domain-containing protein 14 yields the protein MEFGGGHRKRTRNDAAFNGNGGHKKNRQEMESFSTGIGSKSKPCTKFFSTSGCPFGEGCHFLHYVPGGFKAVSQMLNVGGSPALPPASRNQGVPTLSYQDRSSPPSVKSRLCNKYNTVEGCKFGDKCHFAHGEWELGKASAAPSYEDPRAMGPIPGRMSRHMEHPHQGHGAAASFGSSATTKISIDASLAGAIIGKNGVNSKHICRVTGAKLSIRDHEADPKKRSIELEGSFDQISQASDMVRQLISNVGQASGPPIKNQAMHSSGGSNNFKTKICENFNKGSCTFGDRCHFAHGAEELRKSGM